In Ictalurus punctatus breed USDA103 chromosome 3, Coco_2.0, whole genome shotgun sequence, the following are encoded in one genomic region:
- the kcns3a gene encoding potassium voltage-gated channel subfamily S member 3a — MVYGQILHRCGPDENFLNLNVGGFKQKVSRSVLQRFPHTRLARLLPCSSESAILELCDDYSATEHEFYFDRNPRFFRYVLNFYHTGKIHLMEELCVFSFSQELEYWGIKELYLDSCCSNKFHEQKECDKEHDWDQNEDEQLQESFDSSMEDLSDLEKDLEKFEGTWCAEKRKQLWLRLENPGHSLTAKMLAVVSLSVVLISIVAMCVHSMPEFHQVDANERAVEDPVLAAFETFCVLWFTFEFVVRLAVAPRLRKFASNALNIIDFVSVVPFYATLALEQADAEESEELENVGKVVQILRLMRIFRILKLARHSVGLRSLGATLRHSYHEVGLLILFLSVGISIFSVLVYFAERDDDESELQTIPIGWWWATITMTTVGYGDTYPVTLAGKLIGTLCIVCGLLVVALPITIIFNKFSKYYERQKALVESDQYAGNLKVPIPGIPMFSMNDLYANGNAINSILDSLSTRSSTGSESDDKDNQDNEAETHVAS; from the coding sequence ATGGTGTACGGGCAGATCCTGCACCGCTGCGGCCCGGACGAGAACTTCCTGAACCTGAACGTGGGCGGCTTCAAGCAGAAAGTGTCCCGCTCGGTCCTCCAGCGCTTCCCGCACACTCGTCTCGCCCGCTTGCTCCCCTGCAGCTCTGAGTCGGCCATATTGGAGCTGTGCGACGACTACAGCGCGACGGAGCACGAGTTCTACTTCGACCGCAACCCGCGCTTCTTCCGCTACGTGCTGAACTTTTACCACACGGGCAAAATCCATCTGATGGAGGAGCTGTGCGTGTTCAGCTTCAGCCAGGAGCTCGAGTACTGGGGCATCAAGGAGCTCTATCTGGACTCGTGCTGTAGCAACAAGTTCCACGAGCAGAAAGAGTGCGATAAGGAGCACGACTGGGACCAGAACGAGGACGAGCAGCTTCAGGAGAGCTTTGACTCCTCCATGGAGGATCTTTCAGACCTGGAGAAGGACCTGGAGAAGTTTGAAGGCACCTGGTGCGCGGAGAAACGCAAGCAGCTGTGGCTGAGGCTCGAGAATCCGGGACATTCGCTCACGGCTAAGATGCTCGCGGTGGTTTCTCTGAGCGTGGTTCTGATCAGCATCGTGGCCATGTGTGTTCACAGCATGCCCGAGTTCCACCAGGTGGACGCTAACGAAAGAGCCGTGGAGGATCCGGTTCTCGCCGCGTTCGAGACCTTTTGCGTGCTCTGGTTCACGTTCGAGTTTGTGGTGCGCTTAGCGGTAGCACCGCGCCTCCGTAAATTCGCCAGCAATGCTTTGAACATCATCGATTTTGTCTCCGTGGTCCCGTTTTACGCCACGCTGGCACTGGAGCAAGCAGACGCCGAGGAAAGCGAGGAGCTGGAGAACGTCGGGAAGGTGGTGCAGATCCTCAGGCTCATGCGCATCTTCAGGATACTGAAGCTAGCGCGTCACTCGGTGGGACTCCGGTCTCTCGGAGCGACTTTGCGTCACAGCTACCACGAGGTCGGCCTGctcatcctcttcctctccgTCGGGATTTCCATCTTCTCTGTGCTGGTGTACTTCGCCGAGAGAGACGATGACGAATCCGAGCTCCAGACCATACCCATCGGATGGTGGTGGGCCACCATTACCATGACCACAGTCGGGTACGGAGACACGTATCCCGTCACGCTGGCTGGGAAGCTCATCGGGACGCTGTGCATCGTGTGCGGCCTCCTGGTGGTGGCGCTgcccatcaccatcatcttcaacAAGTTCTCCAAGTATTACGAGAGACAGAAAGCTCTGGTGGAGTCGGATCAGTACGCAGGCAACTTAAAAGTTCCCATTCCAGGGATTCCTATGTTCAGCATGAACGATCTTTATGCTAACGGTAACGCGATTAACTCGATTTTGGACAGTTTGTCCACCAGAAGCAGCACAGGAAGTGAAAGTGATGATAAAGACAATCAGGACAATGAGGCCGAAACTCATGTTGCTTCatga
- the matn3b gene encoding matrilin-3b isoform X2, which translates to MAWFVHTLMRFLTALLMMIMMEAEATYGPYRFIQDRPAARRRPLTYSRPAHGNIINGAPAEVCKSRPLDLVFVIDSSRSVRPAEFEKVKVFLSDLVDTLDVGVDATRVGLVNYASTVNIEFLLKTYANKADLKRAFSRVEPLSTGTMTGLAIKTAMEHTFTEESGARTANKNIPKVAIIVTDGRPQDKVEEVSASARALGIEIYAVGVDRADMKSLQAMASQPLDDHVFYVETYGVIEKLTSKFRETLCGINACALGHDCEHECVNNYNSYYCECREGYVLNPDKKTCSQAKEARGDLVEEPCMCEAQIAFQRKVHHSIKEINGKLDDLSRRVDQFQLR; encoded by the exons ATGGCCTGGTTTGTACACACGTTGATGCGTTTCCTGACAGCACTgctgatgatgatcatgatggaGGCCGAGGCGACATACGGACCGTACAGATTTATCCAGGacagacctgcagcgagacgcAGACCACTGACCTACAGCAGACCTGCTCATGGAAACATCATCAATGGAG CTCCGGCAGAGGTGTGCAAGAGCCGCCCGCTGGACCTGGTGTTCGTCATCGACAGCTCTCGCAGCGTACGTCCTGCCGAATTCGAGAAGGTCAAAGTGTTCCTCTCGGACCTGGTGGACACGCTGGACGTTGGCGTCGATGCCACGCGTGTCGGATTGGTCAACTACGCCAGCACGGTCAATATCGAGTTCCTCCTGAAGACGTACGCCAACAAAGCGGATCTCAAACGTGCCTTCTCTCGGGTCGAGCCGCTCTCCACCGGGACCATGACCGGCTTGGCCATCAAAACGGCGATGGAGCACACGTTCACCGAAGAGTCCGGCGCTAGGACGGCGAATAAAAACATCCCGAAGGTGGCCATCATCGTAACGGACGGGCGGCCGCAGGACAAAGTGGAGGAGGTGTCGGCTTCAGCGAGGGCTCTCGGGATCGAGATCTACGCCGTCGGAGTGGACAGGGCCGACATGAAATCTCTGCAAGCGATGGCGAGCCAGCCGCTGGACGATCACGTGTTCTACGTGGAGACGTACGGCGTGATCGAGAAACTCACGTCCAAGTTTAgggaaactctctgtg GCATCAATGCATGTGCCCTCGGACACGACTGCGAGCACGAATGCGTGAACAACTACAACTCGTACTACTGCGAGTGCAGAGAGGGATATGTGCTTAACCCGGACAAGAAAACATGCTCACAAGCCAAGG AGGCTCGTGGTGATTTGGTGGAGGAACCGTGTATGTGTGAAGCTCAGATCGCGTTCCAGAGGAAAGTCCATCACAGTATTAAAGAGATAAATGGCAAAC TGGACGATCTTTCAAGAAGAGTCGATCAGTTCCAGCTGCGCTGA
- the matn3b gene encoding matrilin-3b isoform X1, protein MAWFVHTLMRFLTALLMMIMMEAEATYGPYRFIQDRPAARRRPLTYSRPAHGNIINGAHAINPRFYGNFHHRPPWKWPVFPHHRPVFPVQPPVVPVVPPKLTLTKPCVTAPPTVPTPTVTTTPAPPPALSTTTPITLPLSTLSATTPPAAPPTHPAPAEVCKSRPLDLVFVIDSSRSVRPAEFEKVKVFLSDLVDTLDVGVDATRVGLVNYASTVNIEFLLKTYANKADLKRAFSRVEPLSTGTMTGLAIKTAMEHTFTEESGARTANKNIPKVAIIVTDGRPQDKVEEVSASARALGIEIYAVGVDRADMKSLQAMASQPLDDHVFYVETYGVIEKLTSKFRETLCGINACALGHDCEHECVNNYNSYYCECREGYVLNPDKKTCSQAKEARGDLVEEPCMCEAQIAFQRKVHHSIKEINGKLDDLSRRVDQFQLR, encoded by the exons ATGGCCTGGTTTGTACACACGTTGATGCGTTTCCTGACAGCACTgctgatgatgatcatgatggaGGCCGAGGCGACATACGGACCGTACAGATTTATCCAGGacagacctgcagcgagacgcAGACCACTGACCTACAGCAGACCTGCTCATGGAAACATCATCAATGGAG CTCATGCCATTAACCCCAGGTTTTACGGGAATTTCCATCATCGGCCGCCTTGGAAGTGGCCCGTGTTCCCCCACCACCGACCCGTCTTTCCTGTCCAGCCTCCAGTTGTGCCAGTGGTGCCACCAAAGCTAACGCTAACCAAGCCGTGCGTCACAGCGCCACCCACAGTGCCCACTCCAACCGTAACCACAACTCCAGCCCCTCCTCCCGCTTTATCCACCACGACGCCCATCACCCTGCCGCTCAGTACCCTGAGTGCCACCACTCCCCCTGCTGCTCCTCCCACTCATCCAG CTCCGGCAGAGGTGTGCAAGAGCCGCCCGCTGGACCTGGTGTTCGTCATCGACAGCTCTCGCAGCGTACGTCCTGCCGAATTCGAGAAGGTCAAAGTGTTCCTCTCGGACCTGGTGGACACGCTGGACGTTGGCGTCGATGCCACGCGTGTCGGATTGGTCAACTACGCCAGCACGGTCAATATCGAGTTCCTCCTGAAGACGTACGCCAACAAAGCGGATCTCAAACGTGCCTTCTCTCGGGTCGAGCCGCTCTCCACCGGGACCATGACCGGCTTGGCCATCAAAACGGCGATGGAGCACACGTTCACCGAAGAGTCCGGCGCTAGGACGGCGAATAAAAACATCCCGAAGGTGGCCATCATCGTAACGGACGGGCGGCCGCAGGACAAAGTGGAGGAGGTGTCGGCTTCAGCGAGGGCTCTCGGGATCGAGATCTACGCCGTCGGAGTGGACAGGGCCGACATGAAATCTCTGCAAGCGATGGCGAGCCAGCCGCTGGACGATCACGTGTTCTACGTGGAGACGTACGGCGTGATCGAGAAACTCACGTCCAAGTTTAgggaaactctctgtg GCATCAATGCATGTGCCCTCGGACACGACTGCGAGCACGAATGCGTGAACAACTACAACTCGTACTACTGCGAGTGCAGAGAGGGATATGTGCTTAACCCGGACAAGAAAACATGCTCACAAGCCAAGG AGGCTCGTGGTGATTTGGTGGAGGAACCGTGTATGTGTGAAGCTCAGATCGCGTTCCAGAGGAAAGTCCATCACAGTATTAAAGAGATAAATGGCAAAC TGGACGATCTTTCAAGAAGAGTCGATCAGTTCCAGCTGCGCTGA
- the wdr35 gene encoding WD repeat-containing protein 35 encodes MFIYLSKKIAIPNNIKLKCVSWNRNQGFIACGGDEGLLKVLKLEIQTDDAKLKGLAAPSNLSMNQTLEGHTGAVQVVTWNEQYQKLTTSDQNGLIIVWMLYKGSWYEEMINNRNKSVVRSMSWNADGEKICIVYEDGAVIVGSVDGNRIWGKELKGIQLAHVAWSPDSKILLFGMANGEIHIYDNQGNFIMKMTLHCLTNLTGAISIAGIHWYAGTEGYVEPDCPCLAICYDNGRCQVMRHENDENPVIIDTLMNVASIQWNHSGNVLAIAGSLRTPGGDKDVNVLNFYTPFGEHLRTLKVPGKQVTALSWEGGGLRIGLAVDSYIYFANIRPDYKWGYCLNTVVYAYTRPDRMEYSVVFWDTKNNEKFVKYVKSLMSVTTCGDFCILATKADDSHPQDDVDPDAATATYVLVLCNSIGTPLDSKYIDIDPLFVSMTKTHVIAASKEAFYVWQYRVAKKLTALEINQVAKTKKEGRERVYHIDDTPSGTADGALDFSKAFTATRDPICCIAASDRTLIVGRESGILQKYLLPNVSLVQKFSLSCRAYQLSLNCNSSRLAVIDMTGVLTFLDVDPRGSSGEAEDGASAGDPSKFERKDVWDMKWANDNPDLFAMMEKTRMYVFRNLDPEEPIQTSGFICNFEDLEIKSVLLDEIMKNPERPNKDYLINFEIRSLRDSRALIEKVGIEDASQFIEDNPHPRLWRLLAEAALQKLELKMAEAAFVRCKDYQGIELVKRVDKLQSEDMKQAEVAAYFGRFEEAEKMYLDMDRRDLAISLRIKLGDWFRVLQLLRSGSGDSDDALQEQAYNAIGDYFADRQKWLNAVQYYLQGRNQERLAECYYMLEDYDGLERLAGTLPENHKLLPDIGQMFVTVGMCEQAVSAYLRCNRPKAAVDACVHLNQWNKAVELAKDHNMKEIGPLLSKYASHLLEKRKTLEAVELYRKAHHFLDAAKLMFKTAEDEARKRTRPLRVKKLYVLAALLVENYHTQVKHSQQSSAKGKKSEATSALAGLLEEDAASADSHIVDKAWRGAEAYHYFLLAQRQLYNGSVEASMNTALHLRDYEDIIPAVEIYSLLAVCSSAHRAFATCSRAFIKLESLESLSAEQRQLYEELALQIFTKHPPKDNRKSQLDGTEDSAEEKLPTCIVTGRSISDYQFWMCGVCKHCAHEQDITNYSYCPLCHSSLT; translated from the exons ATGTTTATTTACCTGAGTAAGAAG ATTGCGATTCCCAACAACATTAAGCTGAAGTGTGTCTCCTGGAACAGAAACCAGGGCTTTATAGCATGTGGAGGAGACGAGGGTCTGCTGAAGGTCCTCAAACTGGAGATTcaaacag ACGATGCCAAGTTGAAAGGTCTTGCAGCTCCGAGTAACCTCTCCATGAACCAGACACTAGAAGGACACACCG GCGCAGTGCAGGTAGTTACCTGGAACGAGCAGTACCAGAAACTGACCACCAGCGACCAGAACGGCCTCATCATAGTCTGGATGCTCTACAAAG GCTCCTGGTACGAGGAGATGATCAATAACAGGAACAAGTCAGTGGTGCGGAGTATGAGCTGGAACGCGGATGGCGAGAAGATCTGCATCGTGTACGAAGACGGAGCCGTTATTGTGGGATCAGTGGACG GTAACCGGATCTGGGGGAAGGAGCTGAAGGGGATCCAGCTGGCCCACGTAGCCTGGTCGCCCGATAGTAAGATCCTGCTGTTCGGAATGGCCAACGGAGAGATCCATATCTACGACAACCAGGGCAACTTCATC ATGAAGATGACCCTGCATTGCCTGACGAACCTGACCGGAGCTATCAGCATCGCAGGGATCCACTGGTACGCCGGAACCGAGGGTTACGTCGAGCCAGACTGCCCCTGCCTCGCCATCTGCTACGACAACGGACGCTGCCAGGTCATGCGCCACGAGAACGACGAAA ATCCGGTGATCATCGACACCCTTATGAATGTCGCCAGTATCCAGTGGAACCACAGCGGCAACGTTCTCGCCATAGCCGGATCGCTCAGGACCCCCGGAGGAGACAAAGATGTCAACGTCTTGAATTTCTACACACCTTTCGGAGAG CACCTCCGCACTCTGAAGGTTCCCGGTAAACAGGTGACGGCGCTATCATGGGAAGGTGGAGGACTGAGGATCGGCCTGGCTGTAGATTCCTACATTTACTTTGCCAACATCAGACCCGATTACAAG TGGGGTTACTGCTTGAACACGGTGGTGTATGCGTACACTCGGCCAGACAGGATGGAGTACAGCGTGGTGTTCTGGGACACGAAGAACAACGAGAAGTTTGTGAAGTACGTGAAGAGTCTGATGTCGGTCACCACCTGTGGAGATTTCTGCATTCTGGCCACTAAAGCAGATGATTCTCAtccacag GACGACGTAGACCCGGACGCAGCAACAGCAACG TACGTACTGGTGTTGTGTAACTCCATCGGGACTCCTCTGGACTCCAAATACATCGACATCG ACCCGCTGTTCGTAAGCATGACGAAGACTCACGTCATCGCCGCGTCCAAGGAGGCTTTCTACGTCTGGCAGTACCGCGTGGCCAAGAAGCTCACAGCTCTGGAGATCAACCAGGTCGCCAAGACCAAGAAAGAGGGCCGTGAAAG ggTTTACCACATCGATGACACTCCGAGTGGCACAGCTGACGGGGCGCTGGACTTCTCCAAAGCCTTCACA GCCACCAGAGATCCGATCTGTTGCATCGCCGCATCGGACAGAACTCTCATAGTG ggtCGTGAATCCGGGATCTTACAGAAATACCTCTTGCCCAACGTCAGCCTGGTGCAGAAGTTTTCTCTGAGCTGCAGAGCGTATCAGCTGTCTCTTAACTGCAACTCCAG TCGCTTGGCCGTCATCGACATGACCGGAGTGTTGACGTTCTTGGACGTGGATCCGCGCGGCTCGTCCGGGGAAGCGGAGGACGGCGCCTCGGCCGGAGACCCGTCCAAATTCGAGCGCAAAGACGTGTGGGATATGAAGTGGGCCAACGACAACCCCGACCTGTTCGCCATGATGGAAAAGACCAGGATGTACGTCTTCAGAAATCTGGACCCGGAG GAACCGATTCAAACATCTGGATTCATCTGTAACTTCGAAGATCTGGAAATCAAGTCTGTCCTGCTGGATGAGATCATGAAG AATCCCGAGCGGCCGAACAAGGACTACCTGATCAACTTCGAGATCCGTTCTCTGAGAGACAGCAGAGCGCTGATCGAGAAAGTGGGAATAGAGGACGCTTCCCAATTTATAGAGGACAATCCTCACCCCCGACTCTG GCGTCTTCTAGCCGAGGCGGCTCTGCAGAAGCTGGAGCTGAAGATGGCCGAGGCGGCGTTCGTGCGCTGTAAGGACTATCAGGGCATCGAGCTGGTGAAGAGAGTGGACAAGCTGCAGAGCGAGGACATGAAGCAGGCCGAGGTGGCCGCGTACTTCGGACGATTTGAGGAGGCTGAGAAGATGTACCTGGACATGGAccgcag ggatCTGGCCATCAGTCTGAGGATAAAGCTGGGTGACTGGTTCCGGGTTCTGCAGCTGTTACGGAGCGGGTCAGGAGACAGCGACGACGCTCTGCAGGAACAGGCTTACAACGCCATCGGGGATTATTTCGCCGACAGACAGAAATG GCTGAACGCGGTGCAGTACTACCTCCAGGGCCGTAATCAGGAGAGACTGGCCGAGTGTTATTACATGCTGGAGGATTATGACGGTTTGGAGCGTCTCGCTGGAACTCTACCGGAGAACCACAAGCTGCTGCCG gacATCGGGCAGATGTTCGTCACTGTAGGGATGTGTGAGCAGGCAGTGAGTGCCTACCTCAGGTGTAACCGGCCCAAAGCAGCAGTGGACGCCTGTGTGCACCTGaaccag tggaaCAAAGCTGTAGAACTGGCTAAAGACCACAACATGAAGGAGATCGGCCCTCTGCTGTCCAAGTACGCCTCTCACCTGCTGGAGAAGAGGAAGACTCTGGAGGCAGTGGAGCTCTACAGGAAGGCTCACCACTTCCTGGACGCCGCCAAGCTCATGTTCAag ACCGCGGAGGACGAGGCGAGGAAGCGGACGAGGCCGCTGAGGGTGAAGAAGCTGTACGTGCTCGCCGCCCTGCTGGTGGAAAATTACCACACTCAGGTCAAACACTCTCAGCAAAGCAGTGCCAAGGGCAAGAAATCTGAG GCTACCTCCGCTCTGGCTGGGTTGTTAGAGGAGGACGCCGCCTCCGCAGACAGTCACATCGTGGACAAAGCGTGGCGAGGAGCCGAGGCCTATCACTACTTCCTGCTGGCTCAGAGACAGCTCTACAACGGCAGCGTGGAGGCCTCGATGAACACCG CCCTCCACCTGCGTGATTACGAGGACATCATCCCCGCCGTGGAGATCTACTCTCTCCTGGCCGTGTGTTCCTCGGCTCACCGCGCCTTTGCCACCTGCTCTCGCGCCTTCATCAAGCTGGAGTCTCTGGAGAGCCTGAGCGCTGAGCAGAGGCAGCTGTACGAGGAGCTCGCGCTGCAGATCTTCACCAAACACCCGCCGAAAGACAACCGCAAGAGTCAGCTGGACGGCACGGAggacag tgcggAGGAGAAGCTGCCCACGTGTATCGTAACAGGACGGAGTATCTCTGATTATCAGTTCtggatgtgtggtgtgtgtaaacACTGCGCTCACGAGCAGGACATCACCAACTACAGCTACTGCCCCCTCTGTCACTCCTCACTCACCTGA